From a region of the Lactuca sativa cultivar Salinas chromosome 4, Lsat_Salinas_v11, whole genome shotgun sequence genome:
- the LOC128133931 gene encoding uncharacterized protein LOC128133931, with translation MRELRGALPIVVYNYICSCKTTKEIWNTLKEKYQGSEKTKINSVKQCLVELKEFRRKDVETLENYYDCLNELMFHCNRYGITRSLMEFNLTFILGLRKEWRSVSMMIKNQQSFDTTHLNDLYNQLKTHEIEVSEMYEESKQSIGGPLALVSKVSEVDVNEKDDSDN, from the coding sequence atgagggaactaagaggtgctcttcctaTTGTGGTTTATAATTACATTTGTAGTTGTAAAACAACAaaggagatctggaacactctaaaagagaagtatcaaggtagcgaaaagacgaagatcaattctgtgaagcaatgtctagttgaactgaaaGAATTCAGACGAAAGGATgttgaaactcttgaaaattactatgattgtCTGAATGAGCTCATGTTTCattgcaataggtatggaatcactaggtctctcatggagttcaatttaactttcattttgggtcttcgcaaggaatggcgaagtgtgagcatgatgattaagaatcaacagagttttgatacaactcatttgaatgatctctacaatcagctgaaaacacatgaaattgaagtttcagaaatgtatgaagaatcaaaacagagtattggaggtcctttggctctagtttcaaaggtatcTGAAGTTGATGTGAATGAAAAAGATGATTCAGATAATTAA
- the LOC128133691 gene encoding protein FAR1-RELATED SEQUENCE 9-like: MNSRPILSSIHPIEAKAGECYTRKVFEIFKKEWIEATSNLMHETLSKRTEEIKYRVGQLDVDKKYWRIVSFCLLNKMHVTCSCAKYETCGILCKHSLYVMKKKHVDTLPSHYILPRWTLNARYKVGKRSIRLGEMNNENGVSAYTLWCVRSNFNKLIEQAKDSPSEIENVNNILIKLLQYQAIRKKPIPDENVSQGSCVRISQVDMMPQLSVRDPLGPTNTKGRPKISIRINSSLEVPKKRTCSYCQGLGHYATSCSKRKVDEALQEKK, encoded by the exons ATGAACTCGAGGCCGATTCTTTCCTCAATACATCCAATTGAAGCAAAGGCAGGTGAGTGTTATACTCGAAAGGTTTTTGAGATTTtcaaaaaagaatggatagaagcTACTAGCAATTTAATGCATGAGACTCTAAGCAAAAGGACAGAAGAAATCAAGTATCGAGTTGGGCAACTGGACGTTGACAAAAAATATTGGCGGATTGTTAGCTTTTGTTTGTTAAACAAGATGCACGTCACATGTTCTTGTGCTAAGTATGAGACATGTGGGATTTTATGCAAACATAGCCTATATGTGATGAAGAAGAAGCATGTTGACACACTTCCGAGTCACTACATTTTACCTCGGTGGACCCTTAATGCCAGGTATAAGGTGGGTAAACGTAGCATCAGACTCGGAGAAATGAATAACGAAAATGGAGTTAGTGCTTACACGTTATGGTGTGTCCGttcaaattttaataaattaatcGAACAAGCAAAAGACTCCCCTTCAGAAATAGAAAACGTCAATAACATATTGATAAAGCTCTTACAATACCAAGCAATCCGGAAAAAACCTATACCGGATGAGAACGTATCTCAAGGTTCTTGTGTGAGAATTTCACAAGTTGATATGATGCCTCAATTATCTGTACGAGATCCCCTTGGTCCAACTAACACAAAAGGGCGTCCTAAAATTTCTATTAGAATCAATTCTTCTTTAGAAGTGCCAAAAAAACGAACATGTTCTTACTGTCAAGGATTGGGTCATTATGCTACTAGTTGTTCTAAAAGAAAG GTGGATGAAGCGTTGCAAGAGAAAAAATGA